The region AATCGCGCCCGCTCTAAAAGTATCTGCTGCCGCCATTAAAACTTTTTTACCTTCTAGGCGGTATTGATTAGCCAATTTACCAATACTTGTTGTTTTCCCAACACCATTGACTCCTACAAATAAAATAACTGTTAGATCATTCTTTTTAATATTTAATTCATTATTTTCAATCTCTTCTTGTTCCTCATAAGATGCCACTAATTTTTCAACAATCACTCGTTGCACATCTGATGATTTTTTAGCATTCTGTAATTTAACTTCTTGGCGTAACTCATCGGTAATTTTCATGGCTGTTTCAAACCCAACATCGGCAGTAATTAAAGTTTCTTCTAACTCTTCAAAAAAGTCTTCATCCACACGACGGAAGTTTGCCATTAACTCATTAAAAACTTGAGAGAATGAACGACGAGTCTTTTTCAACCCTTTAGTCATTTTTTCAGCAGAATCTTCTTCTAGTTCAACCTCTTCTGTCTTTTCCACAGTTTCAGTTACTTCTTCTTCTAGTTCAACCTCTTCTGCTTTTTCCACAGTTTCAGTTATGTCTTCTTCTAGTTCAACCTCTTCTGCCTTTTCCACAGTTTCAGTTATGTCTTCTTCTAGTTCAACCTCTTCTGCTTTTTCCACAGCTTTAGTTATGCCTTCTTCTAGTTCAACCTCTTCTGCCTTTTCCACAGTTTCAGTTACTTCTTCTTCTAGTTCAACCTCTTCTGCTTTTTCCACAGTTTCAGTTATGTCTTCTTCTAGTTCAACCTCTTCTGCCTTTTCCACAGTTTCAGTTATGTCTTCTTCTAGTTCAACCTCTTCTGCCTTTTCCACAGTTTCAGTTATGTCTTCTTCTAGTTCAACCTCTTCTGCTTTTTCCACAGTTTCAGTTATGTCTTCTTCAGATGTTTCAACATTTTCTGGTAAGTTCTTAATATCTTCTTTTTCTTCTTCACCAGTAAATACTTTTTTTAATTTATTAAAAAAACCCATTCTTTTTCCTCCTTACGCTAGTACAAATTTTTCTACTGCATGCGCCACGCCATCTTCCTCATTTGTTAAGGTAACATATTGGGCGGCTTCTTTAATTTGTTGACTACCATTGGCCATAGCGACACCTAATCCAACATACTCAATCATTGCCAGATCATTTTCCTCATCACCTAAAGCCATCATTTCTTCTGGTTTAATGTTTAATAACTCACCTAACAATTTTAAACCATAAGCTTTTGAAACTTTTTTAGGTAAAAATTCAAAGATATACTCGCCCGAACGAACAATATTGTAATGTTCGTGATAACTAGCCGGAATTAATGGCATTTTTTCTTCAATAATAGCCGGTTCCAAGGTACATACCATTTTATTAAAATCTGATTTTTCTTTTAATTCAGCTAAATTGGTATCTACATAATTTAATAATGGGTTTAGCGTATAATATAGCGACTGATTTTCTTCGGGTTCTGGTTGTACAGTCATCACAGTACTTCCCTGAACCACATCTAAAGGTAAGCCTAAAGGATAGGTTAACTCGTATAACGTTTTAGCATCCTCATAGCTCATTACTTCTTTTGCCACTATTTCCCCAGTATCATTTCGCTGA is a window of Vagococcus intermedius DNA encoding:
- the ftsY gene encoding signal recognition particle-docking protein FtsY, whose protein sequence is MGFFNKLKKVFTGEEEKEDIKNLPENVETSEEDITETVEKAEEVELEEDITETVEKAEEVELEEDITETVEKAEEVELEEDITETVEKAEEVELEEEVTETVEKAEEVELEEGITKAVEKAEEVELEEDITETVEKAEEVELEEDITETVEKAEEVELEEEVTETVEKTEEVELEEDSAEKMTKGLKKTRRSFSQVFNELMANFRRVDEDFFEELEETLITADVGFETAMKITDELRQEVKLQNAKKSSDVQRVIVEKLVASYEEQEEIENNELNIKKNDLTVILFVGVNGVGKTTSIGKLANQYRLEGKKVLMAAADTFRAGAIDQLVVWGERAQVEVVRGNAGGDPAAVVFDAIEKAKEQEADILFVDTAGRLQNKVNLMKELEKIKRVIQREIPDAPHEVLLVLDATTGQNAMVQAKQFKEVTDVTGLVLTKLDGTAKGGIVLAIRNELHIPVKLVGLGEGINDLQAFKPQEYVTGLFSNLLDDM
- a CDS encoding Cof-type HAD-IIB family hydrolase; translated protein: MIKLIAIDLDGTLLTNDKTISERNQVILKKAKEQGVKVVLCTGRPLNSVVGHLETLGLNDEGDYAVTFNGGLIQRNDTGEIVAKEVMSYEDAKTLYELTYPLGLPLDVVQGSTVMTVQPEPEENQSLYYTLNPLLNYVDTNLAELKEKSDFNKMVCTLEPAIIEEKMPLIPASYHEHYNIVRSGEYIFEFLPKKVSKAYGLKLLGELLNIKPEEMMALGDEENDLAMIEYVGLGVAMANGSQQIKEAAQYVTLTNEEDGVAHAVEKFVLA